Proteins found in one Triticum urartu cultivar G1812 chromosome 4, Tu2.1, whole genome shotgun sequence genomic segment:
- the LOC125551328 gene encoding auxilin-related protein 1-like — protein MDGIEGLLARDFGVRPQGKAAPMAAARGGGSAWSNPRSIPAPSYDGLFGAPVPAASASGPPLDSIFDSFKGPSSSSAAATGTKPLFDDDFFEPVRGTRVSNSTYDSDGVSGAGAAAAPAYDVFTSSNRSAPPSYDDFLGGFGGKPQAEEIKRSVVVEDDDDLLGGFGMKPAREKKSVVEEDQQGNGFDDLIPGFASSSPPKSRNTNDDNKKKPAVPASKSTASFVDDPFVVLERVSVSGSAYPSPGRFTDPLEDLDKSADTEGMSVDSAAAADSLFKDSSAFDQAPKSDPLFTSEMNGDTKDSHLQSKARESSSVQSSVKRNPASRSSLEDFGNGMAKPQSARYSDIHVDDSSERYSGNGMDNQSPISTESEDDIWLTVSEIPLFTQPTSAPPPSRSPPLLKQKPLGAKANVEDDEYVSQSSQKHNQYKDTPEQADDSSVDESEGVAMGKHQMPAYYDKNAFDDDEEFDSNSSAREERESQERLEHAREMRLREEQRRLEKERVLEQQREKQAVERATKEARERAAAEARAKAERDARQRSHRAAVQRAHQEARERAAAEAKDRVARAAAEERERAAAEERERAAAEARDRERPAARGRAAAERAAAERVQQEARKRAERVAVERAAAEARQRQAAAAAAAAKEKQSTPNDVESFFRMDARDTSAAKQRAPTPTVDSMFDSQPQGRGTVNGSQRTASTSASTRKTNPPSATNIFGNGLSDLFEFESTRSSSDAFQDVEGESEERRRARLERHQRTRERAAKALAEKNERDMQVQREQAERDRIGDSLDFEIKRWAAGKEGNLRALLSTLQYILWPECGWQAVSLTDLITGAAVKKQYRKATLCIHPDKVQQKGATLQQKYIAEKVFDILKEAWNKFNSEELF, from the exons ATGGACGGCATCGAGGGGCTCCTGGCGAGGGACTTCGGAGTGCGGCCGCAGGGCAAGGCCGCGCCCATGGCCGCCGCCCGCGGCGGTGGATCCGCCTGGTCCAACCCCAGATCCATCCCCGCCCCGTCCTACGACGGCCTCTTCGGCGCGCCCGTCCCCGCGGCCTCCGCCTCCGGTCCACCCCTCGACTCGATCTTCGACTCCTTCAAGGGACCCTCCTCATCGTCGGCGGCGGCAACTGGAACCAAGCCACTGTTCGACGACGACTTCTTCGAACCGGTCCGCGGGACGAGGGTCTCCAACTCCACGTACGACAGTGACGGCGTGTccggggcgggggcggcggcggctcccgCGTACGATGTGTTCACGAGCAGCAACCGCTCGGCTCCGCCTTCCTATGACGACTTCCTAGGGGGCTTCGGCGGGAAGCCGCAAGCGGAGGAGATAAAGAGGTCGGTGGTGGTCGAGGACGACGACGACCTGCTGGGAGGGTTCGGAATGAAGCCGGCCAGGGAGAAGAAGTCGGTGGTGGAGGAGGACCAGCAGGGCAACGGGTTCGATGATCTGATCCCAGGTTTCGCCAGTAGCAGCCCTCCAAAGAGTAG GAACACTAATGACGATAACAAAAAGAAGCCAGCAGTTCCAGCTTCAAAATCAACAGCCAGCTTCGTAGACGATCCATTTGTTGTCCTAGAAAGAGTTTCTGTTTCAGGTTCCGCATATCCATCCCCGGGGAGATTCACAGATCCCTTGGAAGATCTTGATAAGTCTGCAGACACTGAAGGCATGAGTGTTGAtagtgctgctgctgctgatagTTTATTTAAGGATTCAAGTGCTTTTGACCAGGCCCCAAAATCAGATCCTTTGTTTACCTCGGAAATGAATGGCGACACCAAGGATAGTCATCTACAAAGCAAAGCCCGAGAGTCAAGTTCTGTACAAAGCTCGGTGAAGAGAAATCCAGCAAGCAGATCTTCTCTGGAGGACTTCGGAAATGGCATGGCGAAACCACAATCTGCAAGGTACTCTGATATTCATGTCGATGACAGTTCAGAGAGATACAGTGGCAATGGTATGGATAATCAGTCACCGATATCTACTGAATCCGAAGACGATATATGGCTTACAGTTTCTGAGATCCCTCTCTTCACTCAGCCAACTAGTGCTCCGCCACCTTCCAGATCACCGCCACTTCTTAAACAAAAACCCCTGGGTGCAAAAGCAAATGTAGAAGATGACGAGTATGTGTCACAGTCCAGCCAAAAGCACAACCAGTACAAAGATACGCCAGAGCAAGCAGATGATTCTTCAGTAGATGAATCAGAAGGTGTTGCCATGGGAAAGCATCAGATGCCTGCTTATTATGATAAAAATGCTTTTGATGATGACGAAGAGTTTGATTCAAATTCATCAGCTCGTGAAGAGAGAGAAAGCCAGGAAAGATTGGAACATGCGCGAGAAATGAGACTAAGGGAGGAACAGAGAAGACTTGAAAAGGAGAGGGTATTGGAACAGCAAAGAGAGAAACAAGCTGTTGAGAGGGCTACGAAGGAGGCACGGGAGAGAGCAGCTGCTGAAGCTCGTGCAAAAGCTGAAAGGGATGCCCGCCAACGCTCACATCGTGCTGCTGTGCAGAGGGCTCATCAGGAAGCCCGTGAGAGGGCTGCAGCTGAGGCTAAAGATAGGGTTGCAAGGGCTGCTGCAGAGGAAAGGGAGAGGGCTGCTGCTGAAGAAAGGGAGAGGGCTGCTGCTGAAGCCAGGGACAGGGAGAGGCCTGCTGCTAGGGGGAGGGCTGCAGCAGAAAGAGCTGCTGCGGAGAGAGTTCAGCAAGAAGCAAGGAAGAGAGCTGAGCGAGTTGCGGTGGAAAGAGCTGCTGCTGAGGCTCGACAAAGGCAGGCAGCAGCAGCTGCAGCGGCGgcaaaagaaaaacagagcacaCCAAATGATGTTGAGTCCTTCTTTCGTATGGATGCTCGAGATACTAGTGCAGCAAAGCAGAGGGCCCCAACACCAACAGTG GACTCTATGTTTGATTCTCAACCACAAGGTAGAGGAACAGTTAATGGATCACAGAGAACAGCCTCTACGTCGGCCTCTACCAGAAAAACAAACCCACCATCAGCCACAAATATTTTTGGCAATGGTCTATCTGACctatttgaatttgaaagta CCCGATCATCATCTGACGCATTTCAAGATGTTGAGGGGGAGAGTGAAGAAAGAAGACGTGCTAGGTTAGAACGTCACCAGAGGACCCGTGAGCGAGCG GCAAAAGCTTTGGCTGAGAAGAATGAACGAGATATGCAGGTTCAGAGGGAACAAGCAGAAAGAGAT AGAATTGGTGACTCATTAGACTTTGAAATTAAGAGGTGGGCTGCTGGAAAAGAGGGCAACTTGCGTGCTTTACTATCAACTCTGCAATAT ATACTTTGGCCAGAGTGTGGATGGCAAGCTGTATCCTTGACTGATTTGATTACTGGTGCCGCTGTTAAAAAGCAGTACAGAAAGGCAACGTTATGCATCCATCCTGATAAGGTGCAACAGAAGGGTGCGACTCTTCAACAGAAATATATTGCTGAGAAGGTCTTTGACATTCTCAAG GAGGCATGGAACAAATTCAATTCTGAAGAGCTGTTTTAA